Proteins co-encoded in one Papaver somniferum cultivar HN1 chromosome 5, ASM357369v1, whole genome shotgun sequence genomic window:
- the LOC113281453 gene encoding uncharacterized protein LOC113281453 — MGTDWGPIVIAVVLFILLSPGLIFQLPARHKFVEFGNMYTSGLAVLVHAILFFCILTVLVVAVGIHIHV; from the coding sequence ATGGGTACAGATTGGGGACCAATCGTTATAGCAGTGGTGCTATTCATTCTGCTATCACCGGGATTAATCTTCCAGTTGCCGGCTAGGCATAAATTTGTGGAGTTCGGGAATATGTACACAAGTGGGCTTGCTGTTCTTGTTCATGCCATACTATTCTTTTGCATACTCACGGTATTGGTGGTTGCCGTTGGCATACATATTCACGTATAG
- the LOC113281452 gene encoding uncharacterized protein LOC113281452, which translates to MADWAPVLIGVILFILLSPGLLFQLPGHTRHMEFGSFKTNGKSIVIHTLIFFAIFTILTLALHVHIYAG; encoded by the coding sequence ATGGCAGATTGGGCACCAGTATTGATTGGAGTGATTCTATTCATTCTATTGTCACCAGGTTTATTATTTCAGCTACCAGGTCACACTAGGCATATGGAGTTTGGAAGTTTCAAGACTAATGGGAAATCCATAGTCATTCATACTCTCATATTTTTTGCTATCTTCACCATTCTCACATTAGCCCTTCATGTTCACATCTATGCCGGTTAA